One Halocalculus aciditolerans DNA segment encodes these proteins:
- a CDS encoding phosphate signaling complex PhoU family protein, with protein sequence METRKVQRLGPSTLAMTLPAEWAREQNVEKGDEVTVRESGKGPLTVTPASARGEDTEATIHVEDIDADSVERAIVGQYVLGRRIIHVTAEETLDSAHINAVYKAETQLMGLGVIEETPERITIRCSVDPEDFTLDNLLERLENTGSTMRGEAVKALAHGNPDLAQRALNRERQANKIFVLLLRLIFTAYQNPNLARAVGLDDNFPLIGYRSVAKNLELTADNAEDIAEIVLETEGHTLDVDSATMRRIREFTDQVDEITAKSVQAVVDRDYDETVEVRELFAELGDREGDILADLPEMENEQLLRVREVLVSLQQTAQYAMRNAEIAANLALNEQSAHTSLD encoded by the coding sequence ATGGAAACGCGTAAGGTACAGCGGCTGGGGCCGTCGACCCTGGCGATGACGCTACCGGCCGAGTGGGCGCGCGAGCAGAACGTCGAGAAAGGCGACGAGGTCACCGTCCGCGAGTCCGGGAAGGGCCCGCTGACGGTGACGCCGGCGTCGGCGCGCGGCGAGGACACCGAAGCGACGATTCACGTCGAAGACATCGACGCCGACTCCGTCGAGCGCGCCATCGTCGGCCAGTACGTCCTCGGCCGGCGCATCATCCACGTGACCGCAGAGGAGACGCTCGACTCCGCGCACATCAACGCCGTCTACAAGGCCGAAACCCAGCTCATGGGCCTCGGCGTCATCGAGGAAACCCCCGAACGCATCACCATTCGATGCTCCGTCGACCCCGAGGACTTCACGCTCGACAACCTCTTAGAGCGCCTCGAAAACACCGGCTCGACGATGCGCGGCGAAGCCGTGAAAGCGCTCGCGCACGGCAACCCCGACCTCGCACAGCGCGCGCTCAACCGCGAACGCCAGGCGAACAAGATTTTCGTGCTCCTCCTCCGCCTCATCTTCACCGCCTACCAGAACCCGAACCTCGCGCGCGCCGTCGGCCTCGACGACAACTTCCCCCTCATCGGCTACCGCTCCGTCGCCAAGAACCTCGAATTAACCGCTGATAACGCCGAAGACATCGCCGAAATCGTCCTCGAAACCGAGGGCCACACCCTCGACGTCGACTCCGCCACGATGCGCCGCATCCGCGAGTTCACCGACCAGGTCGACGAGATCACCGCGAAATCCGTGCAGGCCGTCGTCGACCGCGACTACGACGAAACCGTCGAGGTCCGCGAGCTCTTCGCCGAACTCGGCGACCGCGAAGGCGACATCCTCGCCGACCTCCCGGAGATGGAGAACGAACAGCTCCTCCGCGTCCGCGAAGTCCTCGTCAGCCTCCAGCAGACCGCACAGTACGCCATGCGGAACGCCGAAATCGCCGCCAACCTCGCGCTCAACGAGCAGTCCGCGCACACCAGCCTCGACTAA